A single window of Sphaerodactylus townsendi isolate TG3544 linkage group LG05, MPM_Stown_v2.3, whole genome shotgun sequence DNA harbors:
- the TADA1 gene encoding transcriptional adapter 1: MATYVSELEVAKKNLSEALGENVKQYWANLKLWFKQKISKEEFDLEARRLLTQDNVHSHNDFLLAILTRCQILVSAPEGAGSLPWTGGSATKPGKPKGKKKFSSARQKFDHRFQPQNPLSGAPQFMAKDPQEDDDLKLCSHTMMLPTWGQLEGRMIVTAYEHGLDNVTEEAVTVIVCAVEKHLKDILASVISRRKAYRLKDGHFKYAFGSNVNPQPFLKNSVVAYNSLMECPPTCLAPPPGQNLASHPTPDDAEQQAALLLACSGDTAPPSLPPVNMYDLFEALQIYREVIPAHTIYALNIERIIMKLWHPNHEELQQDKIHRQRLAAKEGLLMC; the protein is encoded by the exons ATGGCGACTTACGTGAGTGAGCTGGAGGTGGCCAAGAAGAACCTGAGCGAGGCGCTGGGCGAGAATGTGAAGCA ATACTGGGCTAATTTAAAGCTGTGGTTTAAGCAGAAGATCAGCAAAGAAGAGTTTGACCTAGAAGCACGAAGGCTCCTCACGCAAGACAATG TTCATTCGCATAACGATTTCCTCTTGGCTATTCTCACACGGTGCCAGATCTTGGTTTCTGCACCTG AGGGTGCTGGCTCTCTGCCATGGACAGGAGGTTCTGCAACAAAACCTGGCAAGcccaaagggaagaaaaaattTTCTTCTGCTCGACAGAAGTTTGAT CACCGGTTCCAGCCACAGAACCCATTATCGGGAGCCCCGCAGTTCATGGCCAAGGACCCCCAAGAAGATGATGACCTGAAGCTGTGTTCGCACACCATGATGCTTCCCACTTGGGGCCAGTTGGAGGGGAGGATGATTGTTACTGCTTATGAGCATGGCCTGGACAATGTCACCGAAGAGGCAGTGACAGTCATTGTCTGTGCCGTGGAG AAGCATCTCAAGGATATCCTTGCGTCAGTAATATCCAGGAGAAAGGCCTACCGCCTGAAGGACGGTCACTTCAAATACGCCTTTGGCAGCAATGTCAATCCACAGCCTTTCCTGAAGAACAGTGTTGTGGCTTATAACAGTTTAATGGAATG ccCGCCAACCTGCTTAGCTCCCCCTCCGGGTCAGAACCTGGCTTCCCACCCTACTCCTGATGATGCTGAGCAACAGGCTGCCCTCCTGCTAGCCTGTTCGGGGGATACTGCACCACCATCTCTCCCACCTGTGAATATGTATGACCTCTTTGAGGCATTGCAG ATCTACCGAGAAGTGATCCCTGCTCACACCATTTACGCTCTCAACATTGAAAGGATCATCATGAAGCTCTGGCACCCAAACCACGAAGAGCTGCAGCAGGACAAAATCCACCGGCAGCGCTTGGCGGCAAAAGAAGGGCTCTTGATGTGCTGA